In Streptomyces chartreusis, the following proteins share a genomic window:
- a CDS encoding extracellular solute-binding protein translates to MPVRPTASLPTLLALTLAAAGTLTACGGGSGSDPDTVKVSYKQSMDNSIKVMDTYLADIKKQFEKANPGKKVEFVPIKAPDSEYYTKLQQMLRSPKTAPDLVYEDTFLINSDITSGYLKPLDSYLAKWQDWNQFIDTAQAAAEGEDGKTYGVPDGTDTRGLWFSKDVFKKAGLPADWQPKTWNDVLEAARTVKEKVPGVIPLNVYTGKPVGEAATMQTFEMLLYGTNDGTADPLYDKSAKKWVAGSKGFKDSLSFVETVYKEKLGPEVSDALDPNVGTRIRGEWLPKGKLGIALDGSWLPQDWLPGSGHEWPEWSEELGLAAMPTQNGQAPGKVSMSGGWTWSIPAKAGNPDLAFEFIKTMQTKANAQKWYIANSGIAVRKDVADDPSYTDAQPGIKFFTDLVASTHYRPAFPAYPKVSTAVQEAMEGVTTGDMSVEDAAKGYDEELKSATDDQVIQK, encoded by the coding sequence ATGCCCGTGCGCCCCACCGCCTCCCTCCCCACACTCCTCGCCCTCACTCTCGCCGCCGCCGGCACGCTCACCGCGTGCGGCGGCGGTTCCGGCAGTGACCCGGACACCGTCAAGGTCTCCTACAAACAGTCCATGGACAACTCCATCAAGGTGATGGACACGTATCTCGCGGACATCAAGAAGCAGTTCGAGAAGGCGAACCCCGGCAAGAAGGTCGAGTTCGTCCCCATCAAGGCCCCGGACTCGGAGTACTACACCAAGCTCCAGCAGATGCTCCGCTCCCCGAAGACCGCTCCCGACCTGGTCTACGAGGACACCTTCCTCATCAACTCGGACATCACCAGCGGGTACTTGAAGCCTCTGGACAGCTACCTCGCCAAGTGGCAGGACTGGAACCAGTTCATCGACACGGCGCAGGCCGCGGCCGAGGGCGAGGACGGCAAGACGTACGGCGTCCCGGACGGCACCGACACCCGGGGGCTGTGGTTCAGCAAGGACGTCTTCAAGAAGGCCGGTCTGCCCGCCGACTGGCAGCCGAAGACCTGGAACGACGTCCTGGAAGCCGCCCGCACCGTCAAGGAGAAGGTCCCGGGCGTCATCCCGCTCAACGTGTACACGGGCAAGCCCGTCGGTGAGGCCGCCACCATGCAGACCTTCGAGATGCTGCTGTACGGCACGAACGACGGCACGGCGGACCCGCTGTACGACAAGTCCGCCAAGAAGTGGGTGGCCGGCAGCAAGGGCTTCAAGGACTCCCTGTCCTTCGTCGAGACCGTCTACAAGGAGAAGCTCGGCCCGGAGGTCTCCGACGCCCTCGACCCGAACGTCGGTACCCGGATACGCGGCGAGTGGCTGCCGAAGGGCAAGCTCGGCATCGCCCTCGACGGCTCCTGGCTGCCGCAGGACTGGCTGCCGGGCAGCGGTCACGAGTGGCCGGAGTGGTCCGAGGAGCTGGGCCTTGCCGCCATGCCCACGCAGAACGGCCAGGCGCCCGGCAAGGTGAGCATGTCCGGCGGCTGGACGTGGTCCATCCCGGCCAAGGCGGGCAACCCCGACCTCGCCTTCGAGTTCATCAAGACGATGCAGACCAAGGCGAACGCGCAGAAGTGGTACATCGCCAACTCCGGCATCGCCGTACGCAAGGACGTCGCGGACGACCCGTCGTACACGGACGCCCAGCCCGGCATCAAGTTCTTCACGGACCTGGTCGCCAGCACCCACTACCGGCCCGCGTTCCCGGCGTACCCGAAGGTCTCGACCGCGGTGCAGGAGGCGATGGAGGGCGTGACGACGGGTGACATGTCGGTGGAAGACGCGGCCAAGGGGTACGACGAGGAGCTGAAGTCGGCGACGGACGACCAGGTGATCCAGAAGTGA
- a CDS encoding carbohydrate ABC transporter permease encodes MTAEAPHAATGPTTGKSPSGPPASRPPGPPPALLHRSLARALPVSPAVVLLLLFLAGPIAYCAFIAFTDLQLTGQAEESFVGFDNFRTAFGDEAFLNAVWMTLVFTVISALIGQNTLGLALAALMQRASKPVRTLVGGIVVTAWVLPEVVAGFLLYAFFRREGTLNAILEWLRLPTQNWLFTLPILAVSFANVWRGTAFSMLVYSAALNEIPKEITEAAQVDGAGGWRRMWHITLPMIRRSIGTNLMLITLQTLSVFGLIWVMTRGGPGGKSQTLPLFMYEEAFQKSMIGYGTAVALLLLVVGSLFSVVYLRLLRTEV; translated from the coding sequence ATGACCGCCGAAGCACCGCACGCGGCGACGGGTCCGACGACGGGCAAGTCCCCGTCGGGCCCGCCGGCTTCCCGGCCGCCGGGCCCGCCGCCCGCCCTGCTGCACCGCAGCCTCGCCCGGGCCCTGCCCGTCTCCCCCGCCGTCGTCCTGCTGCTCCTCTTCCTCGCCGGCCCCATCGCCTACTGCGCCTTCATCGCGTTCACCGACCTCCAGCTCACCGGCCAGGCCGAGGAGTCGTTCGTCGGGTTCGACAACTTCCGTACGGCCTTCGGTGACGAGGCGTTCCTCAACGCGGTCTGGATGACCCTCGTCTTCACCGTCATCTCGGCCCTGATCGGCCAGAACACCCTGGGCCTGGCCCTGGCCGCGCTGATGCAGCGCGCGTCGAAGCCGGTCCGCACCCTGGTGGGCGGCATCGTCGTCACGGCGTGGGTGCTGCCGGAGGTCGTCGCAGGGTTCCTGCTGTACGCCTTCTTCCGTCGCGAGGGCACTCTGAACGCGATCCTGGAGTGGCTCCGGCTGCCCACCCAGAACTGGCTGTTCACGCTGCCGATCCTGGCAGTGTCCTTCGCGAACGTGTGGCGGGGCACGGCGTTCTCGATGCTGGTCTACTCGGCGGCCCTGAACGAGATCCCCAAGGAGATCACCGAGGCGGCGCAGGTCGACGGCGCCGGCGGCTGGCGCCGGATGTGGCACATCACGCTCCCGATGATCCGCCGTTCCATCGGCACCAACCTGATGCTCATCACTCTTCAGACGCTGTCCGTCTTCGGGCTGATCTGGGTGATGACGAGGGGCGGCCCGGGCGGCAAGAGCCAGACCCTGCCGCTGTTCATGTACGAGGAGGCGTTCCAGAAGAGCATGATCGGCTACGGCACCGCGGTCGCCCTGCTGCTCCTGGTGGTGGGCTCGCTGTTCTCGGTGGTCTACCTGCGTCTGCTGCGGACGGAGGTCTGA
- a CDS encoding carbohydrate ABC transporter permease, with translation MARSLATRRSSHRLAADAGLLVVAAAFVLPLVWVVLSSLDTGADLRVKVPDGITLDNFDAVLTPEITFTPLLNSLLLCGGGTALTVVCAALAAYPLSRFRSRFNRPFLLTILFATSLPITAIMVPVYALFVRVNLIDTMQGTIFFFAASQLPFAIWLMKNFMDGVPKELEEAAWTDGASSLQSLVRIVLPLMGPGVAVVTVFSFVMMWGNFFVPFMLLLTPDQMPASVSINDFFGNRGMVAYGQLAAFSIVYSTPVILLYVLISRRLGSGFALGGAVKG, from the coding sequence ATGGCCCGTTCCCTCGCAACCCGCCGGAGCTCGCACCGCCTGGCCGCCGACGCCGGTCTGCTGGTGGTGGCCGCGGCGTTCGTGCTGCCGCTCGTGTGGGTGGTGCTGTCGTCCCTGGACACCGGCGCCGACCTCCGGGTGAAGGTCCCGGACGGCATCACGCTGGACAACTTCGACGCGGTCCTGACCCCGGAGATCACGTTCACCCCGTTGCTCAACAGCCTGCTGCTGTGCGGCGGCGGGACGGCCCTGACGGTGGTGTGCGCGGCGCTCGCCGCCTACCCGCTGTCCCGGTTCCGCTCGCGCTTCAACCGCCCGTTCCTGCTGACGATCCTGTTCGCGACGAGCCTGCCCATCACGGCGATCATGGTTCCGGTGTACGCCCTGTTCGTGCGGGTGAACCTGATCGACACCATGCAGGGCACGATCTTCTTCTTCGCCGCCTCCCAACTGCCGTTCGCCATCTGGCTGATGAAGAACTTCATGGACGGGGTGCCGAAGGAGCTGGAGGAGGCGGCCTGGACGGACGGCGCGTCCTCGCTCCAGTCGCTGGTGCGGATCGTGCTGCCCCTCATGGGCCCCGGAGTGGCCGTGGTGACGGTCTTCTCCTTCGTCATGATGTGGGGCAACTTCTTCGTCCCGTTCATGCTCCTGCTGACGCCGGACCAGATGCCGGCGTCCGTGAGCATCAACGACTTCTTCGGCAACCGCGGGATGGTGGCGTACGGCCAGCTCGCGGCGTTCTCCATCGTCTACTCGACGCCGGTGATCCTGTTGTACGTGCTGATCTCACGCCGGCTGGGCAGCGGCTTCGCGCTGGGCGGCGCGGTCAAGGGGTGA
- a CDS encoding PPOX class F420-dependent oxidoreductase, translated as MNGKLNGHIRERLLAPNFWHLATVDPDGMPQVSPMWADIEDEYVMVNTSMGRVKVDNLRLNPNVSLSHHDPENPYDRAEIRGRVVRFVEGDVAERAMDRLAQKYIGQDRYPWLLPGERRVMLLIEPVRVRRVVGVEAFRAGVLPDVTP; from the coding sequence GTGAACGGCAAGCTCAACGGGCATATTCGCGAGCGTCTCCTCGCGCCGAACTTCTGGCACCTCGCGACCGTGGACCCCGACGGGATGCCGCAGGTTTCGCCCATGTGGGCGGACATCGAAGACGAGTACGTCATGGTCAACACGTCCATGGGGCGGGTGAAGGTGGACAACCTGCGGCTCAATCCCAACGTTTCCCTGTCCCACCACGACCCGGAGAACCCCTACGACCGCGCCGAGATCCGGGGGCGGGTCGTCCGGTTCGTGGAGGGCGACGTGGCGGAACGGGCGATGGACCGGCTCGCGCAGAAGTACATCGGGCAGGACCGCTACCCCTGGCTGCTGCCGGGGGAGCGGCGCGTGATGCTGCTGATCGAGCCGGTGCGGGTGCGCCGGGTCGTGGGCGTGGAGGCGTTCCGGGCGGGAGTGCTGCCCGACGTCACCCCTTGA
- a CDS encoding helix-turn-helix domain-containing protein → MWRVRRPPAQPNQPYNRSSHRNPPTPPFNAPAARRLRAALSMGPGHVAYGMRVSYGLPYVTEDLVIAWERELAAPTSNELTALAGVLWCSPGELLGKPRTLREHRIARGLAPEDVARAVGHEVQAYLRMEENDDWRGTDRQSAALAEILGLTIPDFITVTGREARLADLLRSAVTTRWQAYVRPVGKMVPLDRRLLEITLQELHQHYQGQMTATLSWGGGSGDSSAAGREFMDGIVERFWTMVQENSP, encoded by the coding sequence TTGTGGCGCGTGCGTCGACCCCCAGCCCAACCGAACCAGCCCTACAACCGCTCCAGCCACCGCAATCCGCCCACTCCCCCGTTCAACGCCCCTGCCGCCCGCAGACTCCGCGCGGCCCTGAGCATGGGCCCCGGACATGTCGCCTACGGCATGCGCGTCTCGTACGGCCTGCCCTATGTCACCGAGGACCTCGTCATCGCCTGGGAACGCGAACTCGCGGCTCCCACCAGCAACGAGCTGACCGCCCTGGCGGGCGTGCTGTGGTGCTCGCCCGGTGAACTGCTCGGCAAGCCCCGGACGCTGCGCGAGCACCGCATCGCCCGCGGTCTGGCGCCGGAGGACGTGGCCCGTGCCGTCGGGCACGAGGTGCAGGCGTATCTGCGGATGGAGGAGAACGACGACTGGCGCGGCACGGACCGCCAGTCCGCCGCCCTAGCCGAGATCCTCGGTCTGACGATCCCCGACTTCATCACCGTCACCGGCCGCGAGGCCCGCCTCGCCGATCTGCTGCGCAGCGCGGTGACGACGCGCTGGCAGGCGTATGTGCGCCCGGTCGGCAAGATGGTGCCGCTGGACCGGCGCCTGCTGGAGATCACGCTCCAGGAACTGCACCAGCACTACCAGGGCCAGATGACCGCCACCCTCAGCTGGGGCGGCGGCAGCGGTGACTCCAGCGCGGCCGGCCGTGAGTTCATGGACGGGATCGTGGAGCGCTTCTGGACGATGGTCCAGGAGAACAGCCCCTGA
- a CDS encoding ATP-dependent 6-phosphofructokinase, with protein sequence MRIGVLTAGGDCPGLNAVIRSVVHRAVAQYGDEVIGFEDGFAGLLDGHYRHLDLEGVSGILARGGTILGSSRLERNRLREACENAPDIARDFGIDALIPIGGEGTLTAARMLSDAGLPVVGVPKTIDNDISSTDRTFGFDTAVGVATEAMDRLKTTAESHQRVMVVEVMGRHAGWIALESGMAAGAHGICLPERPFDPADLVKMVEERFSRGKKFAVICVAEGAHPADGSMDYGKGEIDQYGHERFQGIGTALAFELERRLGKEAKPVILGHVQRGGTPTAYDRVLATRFGWHAVEAAHQGEFGRMTALRGTDIVMVPLAEAVTELKTVPKDRMDEAESVF encoded by the coding sequence ATGCGTATCGGAGTTCTCACCGCAGGCGGCGACTGCCCCGGCCTGAACGCCGTGATCCGGTCGGTCGTGCACCGCGCCGTCGCCCAGTACGGCGACGAGGTGATCGGCTTCGAGGACGGCTTCGCCGGCCTGCTGGACGGCCATTACCGCCACCTCGACCTGGAGGGCGTCAGCGGCATCCTGGCCCGCGGCGGCACGATCCTCGGCTCGTCGCGCCTGGAGCGCAACCGGCTGCGCGAGGCCTGCGAGAACGCCCCCGACATCGCCCGCGACTTCGGCATCGACGCCCTCATTCCGATCGGCGGCGAGGGCACCCTGACCGCGGCCCGCATGCTGTCCGACGCCGGGCTGCCGGTCGTCGGCGTGCCCAAGACGATCGACAACGACATCTCCTCCACGGACCGCACCTTCGGCTTCGACACCGCCGTCGGCGTCGCCACCGAGGCCATGGACCGTCTGAAGACCACCGCCGAGTCGCACCAGCGTGTGATGGTCGTGGAGGTCATGGGCCGCCACGCGGGCTGGATCGCGCTGGAGTCCGGCATGGCGGCCGGCGCGCACGGCATCTGCCTGCCGGAGCGCCCGTTCGACCCCGCCGACCTCGTCAAGATGGTCGAGGAGCGCTTCTCCCGCGGCAAGAAGTTCGCGGTGATCTGCGTCGCCGAGGGCGCGCACCCCGCCGACGGCTCCATGGACTACGGCAAGGGCGAGATCGACCAGTACGGCCACGAGCGCTTCCAGGGCATCGGCACGGCGCTCGCCTTCGAGCTGGAGCGCCGGCTCGGCAAGGAGGCCAAGCCGGTCATTCTCGGCCACGTCCAGCGCGGCGGCACGCCGACCGCGTACGACCGGGTGCTCGCCACCCGATTCGGCTGGCACGCGGTGGAGGCCGCGCACCAGGGCGAGTTCGGGAGGATGACCGCGCTGCGCGGCACGGACATCGTGATGGTGCCGCTGGCCGAGGCGGTCACCGAGCTGAAGACGGTGCCCAAGGACCGGATGGACGAGGCGGAGTCCGTCTTCTAG